Proteins co-encoded in one Streptomyces sp. SLBN-31 genomic window:
- a CDS encoding SMP-30/gluconolactonase/LRE family protein translates to MTAYEVAVRAEATLGEGPTWDAAAGRLIWIDILGARVHTYDPGTGRRTVRVTDQHVGAAKPRAGGGLVLNLRDGVGLLDPDGAFRWLHREPVPGRRGNDAAVAPDGSLWAGTMRYDEAPGGGTLSRITGDGSGEVVLDDVAVSNGTGWSPDGRLMYYIDSPTRQVDVFHHEGGRITDRRRFAQIEDGAGFPDGLTVDADGCVWVALWDGAAVRRYTPDGELDRVVELPTPRVTACAFGGPDLTDLYITTARVGLTSPHPVAGSLLVVPGAGKGLPQPAFAG, encoded by the coding sequence ATGACGGCCTACGAGGTGGCGGTGCGCGCCGAGGCGACCCTGGGGGAGGGTCCGACCTGGGACGCCGCCGCCGGGCGGCTGATCTGGATCGACATCCTGGGCGCACGCGTGCACACGTACGACCCCGGCACCGGCCGGCGCACGGTCCGCGTCACCGACCAGCACGTCGGCGCGGCCAAGCCGCGGGCCGGCGGCGGCCTGGTGCTCAACCTCCGGGACGGCGTCGGGCTCCTCGACCCGGACGGCGCCTTCCGCTGGCTGCATCGCGAGCCGGTCCCCGGCCGCCGCGGCAACGACGCCGCCGTGGCCCCCGACGGCTCCCTCTGGGCCGGCACCATGCGCTACGACGAGGCCCCCGGCGGCGGCACGCTCTCCCGGATCACCGGGGACGGCTCGGGCGAGGTCGTCCTCGACGACGTGGCCGTGAGCAACGGCACCGGCTGGAGCCCCGACGGGCGCCTGATGTACTACATCGACTCGCCGACCCGGCAGGTCGACGTCTTCCACCACGAGGGCGGCCGGATCACCGACCGGCGCCGCTTCGCGCAGATCGAGGACGGCGCCGGCTTCCCCGACGGGCTGACCGTGGACGCCGACGGCTGTGTGTGGGTGGCCCTGTGGGACGGCGCCGCGGTACGCCGCTACACACCCGACGGCGAGCTGGACCGCGTGGTCGAACTGCCCACGCCCCGCGTGACCGCGTGCGCCTTCGGCGGCCCGGACCTGACGGACCTGTACATCACGACCGCCCGGGTCGGTCTCACCTCACCCCACCCGGTGGCCGGCTCGCTGCTCGTCGTCCCCGGCGCGGGGAAGGGCCTGCCCCAGCCGGCGTTCGCGGGCTGA
- a CDS encoding IclR family transcriptional regulator produces MGRLVPAVTRALDILELFLDGDGTLSAPDIVRRLQLPRTTVHELVTTLAARSYIVQVPGQPGRYRLGVRPYQLGSRYAEQLDLAAEGQQVARSVAETCDETVHVAILEGTDVIYIAKVDSTHAVRMVSAAGRRLPAHCTSVGKMLLASLPEPELAARVPDDAELVRMTPNSITEPAALREALAEIRERGIAVESRESNPDVSCVAAPVRDRTGQVVAALSISVPMIRWSDERRAELEQLAAKGAAELSERLGHRTVA; encoded by the coding sequence GTGGGACGCCTCGTACCTGCGGTGACTCGGGCTCTCGACATTCTTGAGCTCTTCCTCGACGGGGACGGGACTCTTTCCGCCCCCGACATAGTGCGCAGGCTGCAGCTGCCGCGCACCACCGTGCACGAGTTGGTGACCACTCTCGCCGCCCGTTCGTACATCGTCCAGGTGCCGGGGCAGCCCGGACGCTACCGGCTCGGCGTACGGCCGTACCAGCTCGGCAGCCGCTACGCCGAGCAGCTCGACCTCGCGGCCGAGGGGCAGCAGGTCGCCCGGTCCGTCGCCGAGACCTGCGACGAGACCGTGCACGTGGCGATCCTCGAGGGCACCGATGTCATCTACATCGCCAAGGTGGACTCCACGCACGCGGTGCGGATGGTGTCCGCCGCCGGGCGCCGGCTGCCCGCCCACTGCACGTCCGTCGGGAAGATGCTGCTGGCCTCCCTCCCGGAGCCGGAGCTCGCCGCGCGCGTCCCGGACGACGCCGAACTCGTGCGGATGACACCCAACAGCATCACCGAGCCCGCCGCTCTGCGTGAGGCCCTCGCGGAGATCCGTGAGCGGGGGATCGCGGTGGAGAGCCGGGAGTCCAACCCGGACGTCAGCTGCGTCGCCGCGCCCGTCCGCGACCGCACCGGCCAGGTCGTCGCCGCCCTGTCCATCTCCGTCCCGATGATCCGCTGGAGCGACGAGCGCCGGGCCGAGCTGGAGCAGCTCGCCGCCAAGGGCGCCGCCGAGCTGTCGGAGCGCCTCGGCCACCGGACCGTCGCATGA
- a CDS encoding TerD family protein yields MHEMVKGSNVSLSALSDNVGSVVVGLGWASPSGEGDADVSVLLLDADGKVRNDTDFYFYNNPVAADGSVQLLGKTPTENGNVDRIGFDLTAVPVEVDRIVVAASRYESARFGELEDLRVTLADAAGEQLLQFAVDDADSVGAVIFGELYRRAQEWKFRAVGQGYAAGLAGLATDFGVNIDDDAGTVEVTALDGGDGADGGDAADTATTAASAPAEPDSGTPLEAIPAPRRSDDEIAAEPGKPSVGRPRTAKKKVTLPKTARKSLAENESWSPSRLFPVSALKSDRDREMRATSVLLSVMAQVPEFGRRLTAGFGAPAGRMETFTEVTLPHGDTPRRPDGVIRVERAGKLWTALVETKTNGNALKPEQVQAYMDIAARRGYEAVITVSNDVALEGSPLVDVKIDGRRKHKVALRHLSWAEVAYQAQMLIRHEGVGNAAHAWLLHELLHYLQHENSGCHGFQNMGAAWVPVRNGIDDETLCQGDPRALEVVESWERLVRQVCLRLGGELGQKVLPVQRAKRGADPEARRSSLADRLCAEGRLQAELRIEGTPGLLAVTADLRTGRLRTSFEIPAPEQGYPLSWAKRLVRRLEEAPADLHVETLVDGETGGPRGTLEKLRPEPADMLPKNSATRITGFRLSLFKSVGSGRGNAESGFIRSVDDAVHRFYTSVVIHLDGPVRRGSTKERVGAG; encoded by the coding sequence ATGCACGAGATGGTCAAGGGCTCGAACGTCTCTCTGTCGGCCCTGAGCGACAACGTCGGTTCCGTGGTCGTCGGACTGGGCTGGGCCAGCCCGAGCGGAGAGGGCGACGCGGACGTGTCCGTGCTTCTGCTCGACGCCGACGGCAAGGTGCGCAACGACACCGACTTCTACTTCTACAACAACCCGGTGGCCGCCGACGGAAGCGTGCAACTCCTGGGCAAGACGCCCACGGAGAACGGCAACGTCGACCGGATCGGCTTCGACCTGACCGCGGTCCCGGTGGAGGTGGACCGGATCGTGGTCGCCGCGAGCCGGTACGAGAGCGCTCGCTTCGGCGAGTTGGAGGACCTGCGCGTGACCCTCGCCGACGCTGCGGGCGAGCAGCTCCTGCAATTCGCCGTCGACGACGCCGACTCGGTCGGCGCGGTCATCTTCGGCGAGTTGTACCGCCGCGCTCAGGAGTGGAAGTTCCGTGCCGTGGGGCAGGGGTACGCGGCAGGACTGGCGGGCCTGGCCACGGACTTCGGAGTGAACATCGACGACGACGCCGGGACGGTCGAAGTGACGGCCCTGGACGGCGGTGACGGTGCCGACGGCGGTGACGCGGCGGATACGGCCACGACGGCCGCGTCCGCACCCGCCGAGCCCGATTCCGGAACGCCCCTCGAGGCGATCCCGGCTCCCCGGCGTTCCGACGACGAGATCGCAGCCGAGCCCGGAAAGCCGTCCGTGGGCCGGCCCCGTACGGCGAAGAAGAAGGTCACCCTGCCGAAGACGGCCAGGAAGTCCCTGGCGGAGAACGAGTCGTGGTCGCCGTCCCGGCTGTTCCCGGTCTCGGCGCTCAAGAGCGACCGCGACCGCGAGATGCGGGCCACGTCGGTGCTGCTGTCGGTGATGGCGCAGGTGCCGGAGTTCGGCCGGCGCCTCACCGCCGGGTTCGGCGCGCCCGCGGGCCGCATGGAGACGTTCACCGAGGTCACCCTGCCGCACGGTGACACACCTCGCCGTCCCGACGGGGTCATCCGCGTCGAGCGCGCCGGAAAGCTGTGGACGGCGCTGGTCGAGACGAAGACCAACGGCAACGCGCTCAAGCCCGAGCAGGTGCAGGCGTACATGGACATCGCCGCCCGCCGCGGCTACGAAGCGGTCATCACCGTGTCGAACGACGTCGCCCTGGAGGGCAGCCCGCTCGTCGACGTCAAGATCGACGGCCGGCGCAAGCACAAGGTGGCCCTGCGTCATCTGTCCTGGGCGGAAGTCGCCTACCAGGCACAGATGTTGATCCGCCACGAAGGCGTCGGCAACGCGGCGCATGCCTGGCTGCTACACGAACTGCTGCACTATCTGCAGCACGAGAACTCCGGCTGCCACGGCTTCCAGAACATGGGGGCGGCCTGGGTGCCCGTCCGCAACGGTATCGACGACGAGACCCTGTGCCAGGGCGACCCGCGCGCGCTGGAAGTCGTCGAGAGCTGGGAGCGCCTCGTCCGCCAGGTGTGCCTCAGGCTCGGCGGAGAACTCGGGCAGAAGGTACTGCCGGTCCAACGGGCCAAGCGGGGAGCGGATCCGGAGGCCCGGCGGTCCTCGCTGGCCGACCGGCTCTGCGCGGAGGGCAGGCTCCAGGCGGAACTCCGTATCGAGGGAACGCCGGGACTGCTCGCCGTGACCGCGGACCTACGGACCGGAAGACTGCGTACCTCGTTCGAGATTCCGGCACCGGAACAGGGCTATCCGCTGTCCTGGGCCAAGCGGCTCGTCCGCCGGCTCGAGGAGGCGCCCGCAGACCTGCACGTGGAGACACTCGTCGACGGCGAAACGGGAGGGCCGCGCGGCACCCTCGAAAAACTCCGCCCGGAACCGGCCGACATGCTCCCGAAGAACTCCGCGACCAGGATCACCGGGTTCCGCCTGTCCCTCTTCAAGAGCGTGGGCAGCGGCCGCGGCAACGCCGAGTCGGGCTTCATCCGCAGCGTGGACGACGCGGTGCACCGCTTCTACACGTCGGTGGTGATCCACTTGGACGGTCCGGTACGGCGGGGGTCCACCAAGGAGCGGGTCGGGGCGGGGTGA
- a CDS encoding DUF6082 family protein: MIERIRQFMATTGAILAACLGCAFVSVLLVQIPLLQSNSSSNAGQAFGAASAASTTAALFYMARTMRMQKKESELQRLALQYQLEALEAQCDVAGLSRGELHRTSEALIRGLHMSILKMAMDDPELAATWPLSTRTSRQRAIASACT, encoded by the coding sequence ATGATCGAACGAATAAGGCAGTTCATGGCGACGACAGGTGCGATCCTGGCGGCCTGTTTGGGATGCGCGTTCGTGAGCGTGTTACTGGTGCAGATACCTCTCCTGCAGAGCAACAGTAGCAGCAACGCCGGTCAGGCATTCGGAGCGGCATCCGCGGCCAGCACAACGGCAGCACTCTTCTACATGGCACGCACCATGCGTATGCAGAAGAAGGAGTCAGAACTACAGCGCTTGGCACTGCAATACCAGTTGGAGGCACTGGAGGCACAATGCGATGTCGCGGGACTTTCCCGAGGTGAACTACATCGCACCTCGGAAGCGCTGATCCGCGGACTTCACATGTCCATCCTGAAGATGGCCATGGACGACCCGGAACTGGCCGCCACATGGCCGCTTTCGACCAGGACGAGTCGACAGCGAGCAATCGCCAGCGCCTGTACATGA
- a CDS encoding NAD-dependent epimerase/dehydratase family protein, with protein sequence MLESVPVDVVNESLRDTVVLVTGGSGFVGSHLVVRLLERGHHVRATVRNVADTAKVAPLRALQDRHPGRLELFEADLLVDGDFDEAMKGCEVVFHVASPFLMPEKIKDGQRDMVEPALTGTRNVIGSVERTPSVRRLVLTSTVGAVFGDYVDVLAMDGQVLSEKYFNTTSTVHNNPYHYAKTVAEQAAWEAAEAQERWSMVAVNPGLVLGPSLTPASESGSLFLLEELFKGYFFYGAPDFSFTTVDVRDLADAHIAAAERPEAHGRYIVAAERMTSFHEMARIVRTRYPRDLRLPRTRLPHWPVRVLGPAFGLTQDYIRKHLGIRFEVDNRRSRQELGIEYRSVEETLLDHYEAWRRQRRAR encoded by the coding sequence ATGCTCGAATCTGTTCCCGTGGACGTCGTGAACGAGAGTTTGAGAGACACAGTCGTTCTGGTGACCGGCGGCAGTGGGTTCGTCGGTAGTCATCTGGTGGTACGGCTCCTGGAGCGCGGCCACCACGTGCGTGCCACCGTCCGCAACGTCGCCGACACCGCCAAGGTCGCCCCCTTGCGGGCCCTGCAGGACCGTCACCCCGGGCGGCTCGAGCTGTTCGAGGCAGATTTGCTGGTCGACGGGGACTTCGACGAGGCCATGAAGGGGTGTGAGGTGGTGTTTCATGTCGCCTCGCCCTTCCTGATGCCCGAGAAGATCAAGGACGGGCAGCGGGACATGGTCGAGCCCGCGCTCACGGGGACGCGGAACGTGATCGGGAGCGTCGAGCGGACGCCGTCCGTGCGGCGGCTCGTGCTCACCTCCACCGTGGGTGCCGTCTTCGGCGACTACGTCGACGTACTCGCCATGGACGGCCAGGTGCTGAGCGAGAAGTACTTCAACACCACCAGTACCGTGCACAACAATCCGTACCACTACGCCAAGACCGTCGCCGAACAGGCCGCCTGGGAGGCCGCGGAGGCGCAGGAGCGGTGGAGCATGGTCGCCGTGAATCCCGGGCTCGTGCTCGGGCCCTCGCTCACGCCCGCCTCCGAGTCCGGCAGCCTCTTCCTGCTGGAGGAGCTGTTCAAGGGGTACTTCTTCTACGGCGCCCCCGACTTCAGCTTCACCACGGTCGACGTGCGCGACCTGGCCGACGCGCACATCGCCGCGGCGGAGCGGCCGGAGGCCCACGGCAGGTACATCGTCGCCGCCGAGCGGATGACCTCGTTTCACGAGATGGCGCGAATCGTCCGCACGCGGTATCCGAGGGATCTGCGGCTGCCCCGAACCCGCCTGCCGCACTGGCCCGTTCGCGTCCTCGGGCCGGCCTTCGGGCTCACCCAGGACTACATCCGCAAGCACCTCGGCATACGGTTCGAGGTCGACAACCGCCGGAGCAGGCAGGAGTTGGGGATCGAGTACCGGTCCGTGGAGGAGACCCTGCTCGATCACTACGAGGCCTGGCGGCGGCAACGGCGGGCCCGGTGA
- a CDS encoding CdaR family transcriptional regulator → MTPAHPPAVTTRSAWHDVPRLQVRRFAAIAMAEAPELAEEILREIRREYPHLPVVLDESGEPMALVGIRRAIEVFVQHLEKSEGRPTVPPGVFQEFGRGEGLHGRSLDSLQAIYRMGVRLAWRRFAEIGQRVEIPPPAMYELVDAGYEYLDGLVDQSVRGYAEAAARQAGERLRLQRRLMELLLAERHRGDPADALTERAARIGWPLPRRVAVGVLLRPAREAVAPAVGEGVLLDMEYEQPRMVVPEPAAAGRPELLHRALTGWAGAIGPPVPLADAAKSLRWAEAAVHLMERGLLPAGEVLYCTEHTEALVLLQPEELIDDLALRCLAPLAHCGPTHGRRLAETLLAWLETRGGAPEVAARLGVHPQTVRYRLRQIRELWGDEIDDPDRRFELELVLRAQRLRGVLGETGRS, encoded by the coding sequence GTGACGCCCGCTCACCCGCCGGCCGTCACCACCCGCTCGGCCTGGCACGACGTGCCCCGCCTCCAGGTCCGCCGCTTCGCCGCCATCGCCATGGCGGAGGCGCCCGAACTCGCCGAGGAGATCCTGCGTGAGATCCGCCGCGAGTACCCCCACCTTCCCGTCGTGCTCGACGAGTCGGGCGAGCCGATGGCACTGGTCGGTATCCGCCGGGCCATCGAGGTCTTCGTCCAGCACCTGGAGAAGTCCGAGGGTCGCCCCACCGTCCCGCCCGGCGTCTTCCAGGAGTTCGGCCGCGGCGAGGGCCTGCACGGCCGCTCCCTCGACTCCCTGCAGGCGATATACCGCATGGGCGTACGCCTGGCCTGGCGCCGTTTCGCCGAGATCGGGCAGCGTGTGGAGATCCCGCCGCCCGCGATGTACGAACTCGTCGACGCGGGCTACGAGTACCTGGACGGCCTGGTCGACCAGTCGGTACGAGGTTACGCCGAGGCGGCCGCGCGGCAGGCCGGGGAGCGCCTTCGCCTCCAGCGCCGCCTGATGGAACTGCTGCTGGCCGAGCGGCACCGGGGCGATCCGGCCGACGCGCTCACCGAACGGGCCGCCCGGATCGGCTGGCCGCTGCCCCGCAGGGTCGCCGTCGGGGTGCTGCTCCGCCCGGCCCGGGAGGCGGTCGCGCCCGCCGTCGGGGAGGGCGTGCTGCTCGACATGGAGTACGAGCAGCCCCGTATGGTCGTCCCCGAACCGGCCGCGGCCGGCCGCCCCGAACTCCTGCACCGGGCGCTGACCGGGTGGGCGGGCGCGATCGGGCCGCCCGTACCGCTGGCCGACGCGGCGAAGTCGCTGCGCTGGGCCGAGGCCGCCGTACACCTCATGGAGCGGGGGCTGCTGCCCGCCGGGGAGGTCCTGTACTGCACCGAGCACACCGAGGCGCTGGTGCTGTTGCAGCCGGAGGAACTGATCGACGACCTGGCCCTGCGCTGCCTGGCACCGCTGGCCCACTGCGGCCCGACGCACGGACGCCGGCTGGCGGAGACGCTGCTGGCGTGGCTGGAGACCCGCGGTGGGGCGCCGGAGGTGGCCGCACGACTCGGCGTCCACCCCCAGACGGTCCGCTACCGCCTGCGCCAGATCCGTGAACTGTGGGGCGACGAGATCGACGACCCCGACCGCAGATTCGAGCTGGAACTGGTGCTGCGGGCGCAGAGGTTGAGGGGGGTTCTGGGGGAGACGGGGCGTTCGTGA
- a CDS encoding DUF3068 domain-containing protein, whose amino-acid sequence MRRTASPLSLILLGLGTFLLVLAPMLVWYVEPRAAVNPIDIDTTAVYQGTGSYFDTDEIKTVHDQRITVTQQVRGNVADSEKSGRAVWDVTTAVDTDKSLPAADPHDALEFFLNRWVTDRRTNRPVHCCKENPYFEGDAYLKFPFGVQRRSYTWWDNSLGDTVVLHYAGTRKVQGYKGYRFTGTVPPTKIGTRLVPGTIVGKKNKPQVLAEEWYSNHGIELVVDQRTGRVLYAQVGPRRTLRAPGAGKDAVVLLDSEKLGFTTATQKAQVKQAKKESGQLRMVGQTLPIASAVAGFVLAAVGAVLVVRGRKRPELTESSRSPQPQLTM is encoded by the coding sequence ATGCGCCGTACCGCCTCCCCCCTCTCGCTGATTCTGCTGGGACTCGGCACGTTTCTGCTGGTCCTGGCTCCGATGTTGGTCTGGTACGTCGAGCCGCGGGCCGCAGTGAACCCGATCGACATCGACACCACGGCCGTCTACCAGGGCACCGGAAGCTACTTCGACACCGACGAGATCAAGACGGTCCACGACCAGCGCATCACCGTCACCCAGCAGGTGCGCGGCAACGTCGCGGACAGTGAGAAGAGCGGGCGGGCGGTGTGGGACGTGACGACGGCGGTCGACACGGACAAGTCTCTGCCGGCCGCCGACCCGCACGACGCCCTGGAGTTCTTCCTGAACCGCTGGGTGACGGACCGCCGTACCAACCGACCGGTCCACTGCTGCAAGGAGAACCCCTACTTCGAGGGCGACGCGTATCTGAAGTTCCCCTTCGGCGTGCAGCGACGCTCCTACACGTGGTGGGACAACTCGCTCGGCGACACCGTGGTGCTGCATTACGCGGGTACGCGCAAGGTCCAGGGGTACAAGGGTTACCGGTTCACCGGCACCGTCCCGCCGACGAAGATCGGCACTCGGCTGGTGCCGGGCACGATCGTCGGCAAGAAGAACAAACCGCAGGTTCTGGCCGAGGAGTGGTACTCCAACCACGGCATCGAGCTGGTCGTGGACCAGCGCACCGGCCGGGTGCTGTACGCCCAGGTCGGCCCGCGGCGCACGCTGCGTGCCCCGGGTGCCGGGAAGGACGCGGTGGTGCTGCTGGACAGCGAGAAACTGGGGTTCACCACCGCGACGCAGAAGGCGCAGGTGAAACAGGCGAAGAAGGAGAGCGGCCAGCTGCGCATGGTGGGGCAGACGTTGCCGATCGCCTCCGCGGTGGCCGGATTCGTACTGGCGGCGGTGGGTGCCGTTTTGGTGGTACGAGGGCGTAAGCGCCCGGAGTTGACCGAAAGCTCCCGATCGCCCCAGCCTCAGCTCACGATGTGA
- a CDS encoding glycosyltransferase family 4 protein — MPQHVPSPLRAMHAQAPQHPPALPPQPRRIVFLAHRDLDNPAAGGSELLVDRLAEGLTGLGHQVTLICGGPAAFRDYKVVSAGGEFGHYLRARSAFARQVGETDLLVEVCNGMPYLAPLWHRGPTLCLVNHVHSDLWKMRFGGPLTPAARLGRRLEQWALTGAQHRSLLVAVSPSTAHALRAIGVERERIRVVHNGVEEPGPRADRSAEPLFVAVGRLVEYKRIDLLLRLWERVRPVTGGRLVIVGDGPERQRLEQLAGPGVEFAGHVSEAEKHRLLCAAWLLLHPSAVEGWGLVVTEAATRQTPTVAFDVPGLRDSVVDGETGVLAHGESSFAAAWCTLALSSERREAMGKAARDRAARYRWHRTVRQFRAVAAEAVRSWAP, encoded by the coding sequence ATGCCCCAGCACGTGCCATCCCCGCTGCGCGCCATGCATGCCCAGGCACCGCAGCACCCTCCGGCGCTCCCCCCACAACCGCGCCGAATCGTTTTCCTCGCCCACCGCGACCTGGACAACCCGGCCGCCGGCGGCTCCGAGCTGCTGGTCGACCGGCTCGCCGAGGGCCTGACCGGCCTCGGCCACCAGGTGACCCTGATCTGCGGCGGCCCGGCGGCCTTCCGCGATTACAAAGTGGTCTCGGCGGGCGGCGAGTTCGGCCACTACCTGCGGGCCCGGTCCGCCTTCGCCCGTCAGGTCGGCGAGACCGATCTGCTGGTCGAGGTCTGCAACGGAATGCCGTACCTCGCACCCCTCTGGCACCGCGGCCCCACCCTGTGTCTGGTCAACCACGTCCACTCCGACCTGTGGAAGATGAGGTTCGGCGGGCCCCTGACGCCGGCCGCGCGGCTCGGGCGAAGACTGGAGCAATGGGCGCTGACCGGGGCCCAGCACCGCAGTCTGCTGGTCGCCGTCTCGCCCTCCACGGCCCATGCGCTACGGGCGATCGGCGTCGAGAGAGAGCGCATCCGTGTGGTCCACAACGGCGTGGAGGAGCCCGGTCCGCGGGCCGACAGGTCGGCCGAGCCGCTGTTCGTGGCGGTCGGCAGACTCGTCGAGTACAAACGGATCGATCTGCTGCTCAGACTCTGGGAACGCGTACGGCCCGTCACCGGCGGCCGGCTGGTGATCGTGGGCGACGGTCCCGAACGGCAACGGCTGGAGCAACTCGCCGGTCCCGGCGTGGAGTTCGCCGGACATGTCTCGGAGGCCGAGAAGCACCGGCTGCTGTGTGCCGCGTGGCTGCTGCTGCACCCCTCGGCCGTGGAGGGCTGGGGCCTGGTGGTCACCGAGGCCGCGACACGGCAGACGCCGACCGTCGCCTTCGACGTGCCGGGCCTGCGGGACTCCGTCGTCGACGGGGAGACCGGGGTGCTGGCGCACGGCGAGTCGTCGTTCGCGGCCGCCTGGTGCACGCTCGCCCTTTCCTCGGAACGCCGTGAGGCGATGGGCAAGGCCGCCCGTGACCGGGCGGCCCGCTACCGCTGGCACCGCACGGTCAGACAGTTCCGCGCCGTGGCCGCCGAGGCGGTGAGGAGCTGGGCCCCATGA
- a CDS encoding bifunctional 2-polyprenyl-6-hydroxyphenol methylase/3-demethylubiquinol 3-O-methyltransferase UbiG → MTGTGLKDPSIRRSMTLFRAFLHEQDDPETCYALLARDAVDQVEAYDGPVAGRTVVDVGGGSGYFTEEFRRRGAHAHLFEPDVRELGEKPPEGTVIADGYLLPLSDGVADVTFSSNVLEHVADPQTFLSELVRVTRPGGLIYVSFTNWLSPWGGHEWAPWHYFGAERARARYRRRTGRPAKHTLGENLFAVHIGTTLRQVRARDDVTVVSARSRYWPFLAETVVKAPGIRELATWNLLLILRRCPP, encoded by the coding sequence ATGACCGGCACCGGTCTCAAAGACCCCTCCATACGCCGGTCGATGACCCTCTTCCGGGCGTTCCTCCACGAGCAGGACGATCCAGAGACCTGCTACGCGCTGCTCGCCCGCGACGCCGTCGACCAGGTCGAGGCCTACGACGGTCCGGTCGCCGGGCGGACGGTCGTGGACGTCGGCGGCGGCAGCGGCTACTTCACCGAGGAGTTCCGCCGCCGCGGCGCCCACGCCCACCTCTTCGAACCCGACGTGCGCGAGCTGGGCGAGAAGCCGCCCGAGGGCACGGTGATCGCCGACGGCTATCTGCTGCCCCTGTCCGACGGCGTCGCCGACGTCACCTTCTCGTCCAACGTGCTGGAGCACGTCGCCGATCCGCAGACGTTCCTCAGCGAACTGGTCCGGGTGACCCGGCCCGGCGGCCTGATCTACGTGTCGTTCACCAACTGGCTGTCCCCCTGGGGCGGCCACGAGTGGGCCCCCTGGCACTACTTCGGTGCCGAGCGGGCCCGCGCCCGCTACCGGCGTCGTACCGGAAGACCGGCCAAGCACACCCTCGGCGAGAACCTGTTCGCCGTGCACATCGGCACCACCCTGCGGCAGGTGCGCGCCCGCGACGACGTCACGGTCGTCTCGGCGCGCTCCCGCTACTGGCCCTTCCTCGCCGAGACGGTCGTCAAGGCGCCCGGCATCAGGGAGTTGGCCACCTGGAACCTCCTCCTCATCCTCCGGCGGTGTCCACCATGA